One Streptomyces sp. NBC_01237 genomic region harbors:
- a CDS encoding ABC transporter permease, with product MSADQNQNTGAPGGAEKTPAATAGPGTAVARRAAACAPWVRTRLRTAPGAAAALAGLVLLTTFLAAAFPRSVEAYETDGLRHDIVSASPSRSVLEVTSPPPSPDLRPEARDTAVRSAGMSRVDAALMKSLPEPVRPDAARSSYGVHTTAPAVASEPWLPRPDGLAPQFTYATASGLDKHGTLRSGKWPAVRGEVSADSREVEAAVTAETASALRMKVGSTLSVPTRTGTPLTVRITGIVTPLRPTESFWSVEPLFRGPALIPERGSSEPKNYWTAALLLPPDAAPALLATMNEPELFWRIAPDAAHLTGLDVSGLRSAVASLESGPELLKLRDIAGPTATLTTDLDEIVLAHTRMRSAISPVVTVAAVGIGAVAAVVLLMTGGLIGARRHHELALLRSRGGSLRGIGRRLFAETAVTVLPAAALGLLLAVLTVGQARLWPAVTAAAAVTVLVCAALPLRTTLRHIRPQLHGARDDMMNARPSRRRTVAELTLLVLAIGAVAALRRRGTDADGGTDLLVSSAPVLVGLIAALVLVRLYPLPLRLASRPVARLRGAIGFLSLARAGRASSSGTLPLLALLIALTTAAFGGSVLAGVGDARGDAALKAVGADARISGPGDRSTLPKGFADRVRAVRGVDDVAPVQIDYGVLLPPAADGSTDAKGATLVGVEPESYARLARATGLKAFPGDRLKATGSAAPVPRGTFPSLDRVLPVIASPSVAERLGDQPQDIESLAGDFKVRVVGVQPSTSAVADSDFMIVNSASLSEGHPTTLLVTGPDPDAKGLRAAAHDTGKDFAVQLRSEELDAFVDTPMQAGAERIYTAAITAGAGYALLAVLLSLLQTAPERTTLLARLRTMGLTTGQGRRLLAFEAMPQALLAAVGGLLVGWATIALLAPGVNLVTLALAGASGTAQHTVSLRADPWSLVLPALGVIVLAAAVAGVQAWWASRRGSITELRAGDTR from the coding sequence ATGAGCGCCGACCAGAACCAGAACACCGGCGCGCCCGGCGGAGCGGAGAAGACCCCGGCCGCCACCGCCGGCCCCGGCACGGCCGTCGCCCGGCGCGCGGCTGCCTGCGCCCCGTGGGTCCGCACCCGGCTGCGTACCGCCCCCGGCGCCGCGGCGGCACTCGCGGGCCTCGTGCTGCTGACCACGTTCCTCGCCGCGGCGTTCCCGCGCTCCGTGGAGGCCTACGAGACGGACGGGCTGCGGCACGACATCGTCTCGGCCTCGCCCAGCCGGAGCGTCCTCGAAGTGACGTCGCCGCCGCCCTCCCCGGACCTGCGGCCGGAGGCGCGGGACACCGCGGTGCGGAGCGCCGGGATGTCCCGGGTCGACGCCGCGCTGATGAAGTCGCTGCCGGAACCGGTACGGCCCGACGCCGCGCGCTCGTCCTACGGGGTGCACACCACGGCCCCCGCCGTCGCGTCCGAGCCGTGGCTGCCCCGGCCGGACGGCCTCGCCCCGCAGTTCACCTACGCCACCGCGTCGGGACTCGACAAGCACGGCACCCTGCGCTCCGGGAAATGGCCAGCTGTCCGCGGCGAGGTCTCCGCGGACAGCCGGGAGGTGGAGGCCGCAGTGACCGCCGAGACGGCGTCCGCCCTGAGGATGAAGGTCGGCTCCACGCTCTCGGTGCCCACCCGGACCGGTACTCCGCTGACCGTCCGTATCACCGGCATCGTCACTCCCCTGCGCCCCACCGAGAGCTTCTGGTCCGTCGAGCCGCTGTTCAGGGGACCGGCGCTGATCCCGGAGCGCGGGAGTTCGGAACCGAAGAACTACTGGACGGCCGCCCTGCTGCTGCCCCCGGACGCCGCGCCCGCCCTGCTGGCCACGATGAACGAGCCGGAGCTGTTCTGGCGGATCGCCCCGGACGCCGCTCACCTCACCGGGCTCGACGTGTCCGGGCTGCGGTCCGCCGTCGCCTCGCTGGAGAGCGGTCCCGAGCTGCTGAAGCTGCGCGACATCGCGGGTCCCACCGCGACGCTCACCACCGATCTGGACGAGATCGTCCTCGCCCACACCCGGATGCGGTCGGCGATCAGTCCCGTCGTGACGGTCGCCGCGGTCGGGATCGGGGCGGTCGCCGCCGTCGTCCTGCTGATGACGGGCGGGCTGATCGGCGCTCGCCGCCACCACGAACTGGCCCTGCTGCGCTCACGCGGCGGCTCACTGCGGGGCATCGGCCGCCGCCTCTTCGCGGAGACCGCGGTGACCGTGCTGCCCGCGGCGGCGCTCGGGCTGCTGCTCGCCGTGCTGACCGTCGGACAGGCCCGGCTGTGGCCGGCGGTCACCGCCGCCGCGGCCGTGACCGTACTGGTCTGCGCCGCGCTGCCGCTCCGCACGACCCTGCGGCACATTCGGCCGCAACTGCACGGCGCCCGCGACGACATGATGAACGCCCGGCCCTCGCGCCGGCGCACCGTCGCCGAACTGACCCTGCTCGTCCTGGCGATCGGCGCGGTCGCCGCGCTGCGCCGCCGGGGCACGGACGCGGACGGCGGCACCGATCTGCTGGTCAGCTCGGCGCCCGTGCTGGTCGGGCTGATCGCGGCCCTGGTCCTCGTACGGCTCTATCCGCTGCCCCTGCGGCTGGCATCGCGTCCCGTCGCCCGGCTGCGCGGGGCCATCGGCTTCCTGTCGCTGGCCCGCGCCGGACGTGCCTCCTCCAGCGGCACACTGCCGCTGCTCGCGCTGCTGATCGCGCTGACCACCGCGGCGTTCGGCGGTTCGGTGCTCGCCGGGGTCGGGGACGCCCGCGGCGACGCGGCGCTGAAGGCCGTCGGGGCGGATGCCCGGATCAGCGGTCCGGGCGATCGCAGCACGCTGCCGAAGGGCTTCGCCGACCGGGTGCGCGCGGTGCGCGGAGTCGATGACGTGGCGCCCGTCCAGATCGACTACGGCGTCCTGCTGCCGCCCGCCGCGGACGGCTCCACGGACGCGAAGGGCGCCACTCTGGTGGGCGTCGAACCCGAGTCGTACGCACGGCTGGCACGCGCGACCGGGCTGAAGGCGTTCCCCGGCGACCGGCTGAAGGCCACCGGCTCGGCCGCGCCGGTCCCGAGGGGGACCTTCCCGTCACTCGACCGGGTACTGCCCGTGATCGCCTCGCCCTCGGTCGCCGAACGGCTCGGCGACCAGCCGCAGGACATCGAGTCGCTGGCCGGGGACTTCAAGGTGCGGGTCGTGGGCGTCCAGCCGAGCACATCGGCGGTGGCGGACTCCGACTTCATGATCGTCAATAGCGCGTCGCTCTCCGAAGGCCACCCCACCACACTGCTCGTCACGGGCCCGGATCCGGACGCGAAGGGGCTGCGCGCCGCCGCGCACGACACCGGCAAGGACTTCGCCGTACAGCTGCGGTCCGAGGAACTCGACGCGTTCGTCGACACCCCGATGCAGGCGGGCGCCGAGCGGATCTACACGGCGGCGATCACGGCGGGCGCCGGTTACGCCCTGCTGGCCGTGCTGCTGTCGCTGCTCCAGACCGCGCCGGAGCGCACCACACTGCTGGCCCGGCTGCGCACGATGGGGCTCACCACCGGGCAGGGCAGGCGGCTCCTCGCGTTCGAGGCGATGCCGCAGGCGCTGCTGGCCGCCGTCGGCGGCCTGCTCGTCGGCTGGGCGACCATCGCCCTGCTGGCACCCGGGGTGAACCTGGTCACGCTGGCCCTGGCCGGCGCTTCCGGAACCGCCCAGCACACCGTTTCGCTGCGGGCCGACCCCTGGTCGCTGGTGCTTCCGGCGCTCGGGGTCATCGTTCTCGCCGCCGCCGTGGCCGGCGTCCAGGCCTGGTGGGCGAGCCGCCGCGGCTCGATCACCGAACTCAGGGCAGGAGACACCCGATGA
- a CDS encoding ABC transporter ATP-binding protein, protein MTSTTETTLAELEQRATARRDRPSYGHDALIACDRLVRIFTTDGVEVQALQGLDLLVTEGELMALVGASGSGKSTLMNILAGLDVPTAGSAKVAGCDLLSMGPKERLRYRRDVVGFVWQQTARNLLPYLTAIQNITLPMQLRGGGRSRERAARADSLLRMLDIDDCRDRRPQQLSGGQQQRVAIAVALANNPSVLLADEPTGELDSATGEQVFAAFRRANEELGTSIVIVTHDQAVASEVRRTVAIRDGRTSSEVLRRTEVDAATGQESQVAREYAMLDRAGRLQLPADYTQALGMEHRVMLELEQDHIGVWPDAPEEPGK, encoded by the coding sequence ATGACGTCGACCACCGAGACCACGCTGGCGGAACTCGAACAGCGGGCCACCGCGCGCCGGGACCGCCCCTCGTACGGCCATGACGCGCTGATCGCCTGCGACCGGCTGGTACGCATCTTCACCACGGACGGGGTGGAGGTGCAGGCCCTCCAGGGCCTCGATCTGCTGGTCACCGAAGGCGAGTTGATGGCCCTGGTCGGCGCGTCCGGCAGCGGCAAGTCGACGCTGATGAACATCCTGGCGGGCCTGGACGTGCCCACGGCCGGGTCGGCGAAGGTCGCGGGCTGCGATCTGCTGTCGATGGGACCGAAGGAACGGCTCCGCTACCGCCGTGACGTGGTCGGCTTCGTCTGGCAGCAGACCGCGCGCAACCTGCTGCCGTACCTCACGGCGATCCAGAACATCACGCTGCCGATGCAGCTGCGCGGCGGCGGGCGCAGCCGTGAACGGGCCGCCCGCGCCGATTCGTTGCTCCGGATGCTGGACATCGACGACTGCCGGGACCGCCGGCCGCAGCAGCTGTCCGGCGGGCAGCAGCAGCGGGTGGCGATCGCGGTGGCCCTCGCCAACAACCCGTCGGTCCTGCTCGCCGACGAGCCGACCGGTGAGCTGGACTCGGCCACCGGCGAGCAGGTCTTCGCCGCGTTCCGCCGCGCCAACGAGGAGCTCGGCACATCCATCGTGATCGTCACGCACGACCAGGCGGTGGCCAGCGAGGTGCGCCGCACGGTCGCCATCCGGGACGGCCGTACGTCCTCCGAGGTGCTGCGCCGCACGGAGGTCGACGCGGCGACGGGCCAGGAGTCCCAGGTGGCCCGGGAGTACGCGATGCTCGACCGCGCCGGACGCCTCCAGCTCCCCGCCGACTACACCCAGGCGCTGGGCATGGAGCACCGGGTGATGCTGGAGCTGGAGCAGGACCACATCGGGGTATGGCCGGACGCCCCGGAGGAGCCGGGCAAGTAG
- a CDS encoding alpha/beta hydrolase: MRVAPLSFVGLGLAGLLAGAVPATAAAPSPAPTPAHQRLDWGPCPDRYEDLNAAGAQCADVTVPLDHADPGGRTIRVAISRIKAADPSKRRGILLSNPGGPGGTGLDNTLRLRPALGDVADRYDLIGFDPRFLGDSTPVGCAPAAPAVPPGPVTSARQDFDRSVRSARDTAQRCGRHGDNATLLPHASSRNVARDMDAIRAALGERRLSYYGISYGADLGAVYTQLFPRRADRMVIDSSTDPTATQYELFRSAGKPLEEALDAWAGWTARHHGTYALGRTATEVRARVQRLLDGAERHPVPVAGIRLDAPVLRLVLRQLIQHEEYDAALAGTVRDLVDAAAGKPVEPGPELAAMLELLSSPELADGMLGGAVFMCGDGGWPSGGWPADPETYWKNSVRSRAEQPVFGPFVNGMTAPCAFWETEPAEPGTTIGNDVPVLMLQARRDNNVPYEGALALHRRLTGSRLVTADIRSHGVYGRGIDGMRPVPCADRAVNDYLRDGTLPAHDLTCPATRRSER; encoded by the coding sequence ATGCGCGTCGCCCCCCTGTCCTTCGTCGGCCTGGGACTGGCCGGTCTGCTCGCGGGTGCGGTGCCCGCGACCGCGGCCGCCCCGTCACCCGCCCCCACCCCCGCGCACCAGCGCCTCGACTGGGGGCCCTGCCCGGACCGGTACGAGGACCTGAACGCGGCGGGCGCCCAGTGCGCCGATGTCACCGTGCCCCTCGACCACGCCGATCCCGGCGGCCGGACGATCCGGGTCGCCATCTCCCGCATCAAGGCCGCGGACCCCTCCAAGCGTCGCGGCATCCTCCTCTCCAACCCGGGCGGACCGGGCGGGACCGGGCTCGACAACACCCTGCGCCTGCGGCCGGCGCTCGGGGACGTGGCGGACCGCTACGACCTGATCGGCTTCGATCCGCGCTTCCTCGGCGACTCCACCCCGGTCGGCTGCGCCCCGGCGGCCCCGGCCGTGCCACCCGGACCCGTCACCTCCGCACGCCAGGACTTCGACAGATCGGTCCGCTCGGCCCGTGACACCGCACAGCGCTGCGGCCGGCACGGGGACAACGCCACGCTGCTCCCGCACGCCTCCTCGCGCAACGTCGCCCGTGACATGGACGCGATCCGGGCGGCGCTGGGCGAGCGCAGGCTCTCGTACTACGGCATCTCGTACGGGGCCGATCTGGGCGCCGTCTACACCCAGTTGTTCCCGCGGCGGGCGGACCGGATGGTGATCGACTCCAGCACCGACCCGACGGCCACCCAGTACGAACTGTTCCGGTCGGCCGGGAAGCCGCTCGAAGAGGCCCTGGACGCCTGGGCCGGCTGGACCGCCCGGCACCACGGCACCTACGCGCTGGGCCGCACGGCCACCGAGGTGCGGGCCCGCGTGCAGCGGCTCCTCGACGGGGCGGAGAGGCACCCGGTGCCCGTCGCCGGTATCCGGCTCGACGCCCCCGTCCTGCGGCTGGTGCTCCGGCAGCTGATCCAGCACGAGGAGTACGACGCGGCGCTGGCCGGCACCGTACGGGACCTGGTGGACGCGGCCGCCGGGAAGCCGGTCGAGCCCGGTCCGGAACTGGCCGCGATGCTGGAGCTGCTCTCCTCCCCCGAGCTGGCGGACGGCATGCTGGGCGGTGCGGTGTTCATGTGCGGGGACGGCGGCTGGCCGTCCGGCGGGTGGCCGGCGGACCCGGAGACGTACTGGAAGAACTCCGTGCGCAGCCGGGCCGAGCAGCCCGTCTTCGGTCCGTTCGTGAACGGGATGACGGCCCCCTGCGCCTTCTGGGAGACGGAACCGGCCGAGCCCGGCACGACGATCGGCAATGACGTACCCGTCCTGATGCTCCAGGCCCGCCGCGACAACAACGTCCCCTACGAGGGGGCGTTGGCCCTGCACCGCAGGCTGACCGGTTCGCGGCTGGTGACGGCGGACATCCGCTCGCACGGCGTCTACGGACGCGGGATCGACGGGATGCGGCCGGTGCCCTGCGCCGACCGGGCCGTCAACGACTATCTGCGCGACGGCACCCTGCCCGCGCACGACCTCACCTGCCCCGCGACCCGGAGGTCCGAGCGATGA
- a CDS encoding PQQ-binding-like beta-propeller repeat protein, with translation MNLRRTITVLSGAALSLVMLVTPVGAQSTQTGASTTYQINARHDGSLVDTAVGAPPLSRKWSRDLGGSVSYPIVAGGRVFATAASPDGYGTTLYAIDAATGEDAWKPVGLGGTYWWSALTYGGGRLYAQNYDGVLTAFNPVTGKKIWTVALPDQYSFTSPPTFAGGVVYTGGAGSGGTLYAVNAADGAVLWTQPVENGDNSSPAVTANGVYVSYACELTYAFDPKSGAPVWHHRTGCSGGGGRTPVVADGGVWIRDDGGIALDAADGKVRSTYGATGRAPAPAFDGRQGYFVDDGVLQERHSRTLATRWRFEGDGLITTAPIVVNGYVYVGSQSGRLWALNGATGQSVWSTDVGAPINGPDEQNVSQPLTGLGAGGGLVVVPAGDLLVAYGQ, from the coding sequence GTGAACCTGCGAAGAACCATCACGGTCCTGTCCGGTGCGGCGCTCTCGCTCGTCATGCTGGTGACGCCGGTCGGCGCACAGTCGACGCAGACCGGAGCCTCGACCACCTACCAGATCAACGCACGCCACGACGGCAGTCTCGTCGACACCGCCGTGGGCGCGCCGCCGCTCAGCCGGAAGTGGTCCCGTGACCTGGGCGGGAGCGTCTCCTACCCCATCGTGGCCGGTGGGCGCGTCTTCGCCACCGCCGCCTCGCCGGACGGGTACGGCACCACCCTCTACGCCATCGACGCGGCCACGGGCGAGGACGCCTGGAAGCCCGTCGGCCTCGGTGGCACCTACTGGTGGTCCGCGCTCACCTACGGGGGCGGCCGGCTCTACGCCCAGAACTACGACGGTGTGCTGACCGCGTTCAACCCGGTCACCGGGAAGAAGATCTGGACCGTCGCACTGCCCGATCAGTACTCCTTCACCTCGCCGCCCACGTTCGCCGGCGGCGTGGTGTACACGGGCGGCGCCGGCTCGGGCGGCACCCTGTACGCGGTGAACGCCGCCGACGGTGCGGTGCTCTGGACCCAGCCTGTCGAGAACGGGGACAACAGCTCGCCCGCCGTCACGGCCAACGGGGTCTACGTCTCCTACGCCTGTGAGCTGACCTACGCCTTCGACCCCAAGTCGGGCGCCCCGGTCTGGCACCACCGGACGGGCTGCTCCGGTGGCGGGGGCCGCACCCCTGTTGTCGCCGACGGCGGTGTCTGGATTCGCGACGACGGCGGAATCGCCCTCGACGCCGCCGACGGGAAGGTCCGCAGCACCTACGGGGCCACCGGCCGGGCGCCCGCACCGGCCTTCGACGGCCGCCAGGGCTACTTCGTCGACGACGGTGTCCTTCAGGAGCGGCACAGCCGCACCCTGGCCACCCGCTGGAGGTTCGAGGGCGACGGCCTGATCACTACCGCGCCGATCGTCGTCAACGGATACGTCTACGTCGGTTCTCAAAGCGGTCGGCTGTGGGCGCTCAACGGCGCCACCGGTCAGTCCGTCTGGTCCACCGACGTCGGCGCACCGATCAACGGGCCCGACGAGCAGAACGTGTCCCAGCCGCTGACCGGGCTCGGAGCGGGTGGCGGGCTGGTGGTGGTTCCGGCCGGCGATCTGCTGGTCGCGTACGGGCAGTGA
- the ettA gene encoding energy-dependent translational throttle protein EttA: MAEFIYTMRKTRKAHGDKVILDDVTLNFLPGAKIGVVGPNGAGKSTVLKIMAGLEQPSNGDAFLSPGFSVGILMQEPKLDETKTVLENVQAGAAEIMGKLQRFNEVAELMATDYSDALMDEMGKLQEDLDHANAWDLDAQLEQAMDALGCPPGDWPVTNLSGGEKRRVALCKLLIEAPDLLLLDEPTNHLDAESVNWLEQHLSKYAGCVIAVTHDRYFLNNVAEWILELDRGRAIAYEGNYSTYLEKKQARLKVEGRKDEKRQKRLKEELEWVRSNAKGRQTKSKARLARYEEMAAEADKMRKLDFEEIQIPPGPRLGSIVVEVENLSKAFGDKVLIDDLSFTLPRNGIVGVIGPNGAGKTTLFKMIQGLETPDTGSIKVGDTVKISYVDQSRANIDPKKTLWAVVSDELDYINVGQVEMPSRAYVSAFGFKGPDQQKPAGVLSGGERNRLNLALTLKEGGNLLLLDEPTNDLDVETLSSLENALLEFPGAAVVISHDRWFLDRVATHILAYEGDSKWYWFEGNFESYEKNKIERLGADAARPHRATYKKLTRG; encoded by the coding sequence TTGGCTGAGTTCATCTACACCATGCGCAAGACGCGCAAGGCGCACGGCGACAAGGTGATCCTTGATGACGTCACCTTGAACTTCCTGCCCGGCGCGAAGATCGGTGTCGTGGGGCCCAACGGCGCCGGTAAGTCCACGGTGCTGAAGATCATGGCGGGCCTGGAGCAGCCGTCCAACGGTGACGCGTTCCTGTCACCCGGTTTCAGTGTCGGCATCCTCATGCAGGAGCCGAAGCTCGACGAGACGAAGACCGTCCTGGAGAACGTCCAGGCCGGCGCCGCCGAGATCATGGGCAAGCTCCAGCGCTTCAACGAGGTCGCCGAGCTCATGGCGACGGACTACTCCGACGCGCTCATGGATGAGATGGGCAAGCTCCAGGAGGACCTGGACCACGCCAACGCGTGGGACCTGGACGCCCAGCTGGAGCAGGCCATGGACGCCCTGGGCTGCCCGCCCGGCGACTGGCCGGTCACCAACCTCTCCGGTGGCGAGAAGCGCCGTGTGGCGCTCTGCAAGCTGCTCATCGAGGCCCCGGACCTGCTCCTCCTCGACGAGCCCACCAACCACCTCGACGCCGAGTCGGTGAACTGGCTGGAGCAGCACCTCTCGAAGTACGCGGGCTGTGTCATCGCCGTCACCCACGACCGGTACTTCCTGAACAACGTCGCCGAGTGGATCCTTGAGCTCGACCGCGGCCGCGCCATCGCGTACGAGGGCAACTACTCCACGTACCTGGAGAAGAAGCAGGCCCGCCTCAAGGTCGAGGGCCGCAAGGACGAGAAGCGCCAGAAGCGGCTCAAGGAAGAGCTGGAGTGGGTCCGCTCCAACGCCAAGGGCCGCCAGACCAAGTCCAAGGCCCGTCTCGCCCGTTACGAGGAGATGGCGGCCGAGGCGGACAAGATGCGGAAGCTGGACTTCGAGGAGATCCAGATCCCGCCGGGCCCGCGCCTCGGTTCCATCGTCGTCGAGGTCGAGAACCTCTCGAAGGCCTTCGGCGACAAGGTCCTCATCGACGACCTGTCGTTCACGCTGCCGCGCAACGGCATCGTCGGCGTCATCGGTCCGAACGGCGCGGGCAAGACCACGCTGTTCAAGATGATCCAGGGCCTGGAGACGCCGGACACCGGCTCCATCAAGGTCGGCGACACGGTCAAGATCTCCTACGTCGACCAGTCCCGCGCCAACATCGACCCCAAGAAGACCCTCTGGGCCGTCGTGTCGGACGAGCTGGACTACATCAACGTCGGCCAGGTCGAGATGCCCTCGCGCGCCTACGTCTCCGCGTTCGGCTTCAAGGGCCCGGACCAGCAGAAGCCTGCGGGCGTCCTGTCCGGTGGTGAGCGCAACCGCCTCAACCTGGCGCTGACGCTCAAGGAGGGCGGCAACCTGCTGCTCCTCGACGAGCCCACCAACGACCTCGACGTCGAGACCCTGTCGTCGCTGGAGAACGCCCTGCTGGAGTTCCCCGGTGCCGCGGTGGTCATCTCCCACGACCGCTGGTTCCTGGACCGCGTCGCCACGCACATCCTGGCGTACGAGGGCGACTCCAAGTGGTACTGGTTCGAGGGCAACTTCGAGTCGTACGAGAAGAACAAGATCGAGCGCCTCGGTGCGGACGCGGCCCGTCCGCACCGCGCCACGTACAAGAAGCTCACGCGGGGCTGA
- a CDS encoding serine hydrolase domain-containing protein, with product MISRRTGLTATAAALLAGAAGPAAAATRPAPAPAAATRAAQHRLRTDADAIVATGATGVVAEVQSALGSRTASSGTADLADPGTPVPRNASYRIGSDTKTFTATLALQLVGEGRLALDDTVERWLPGTVRGNGNDGTRITVRDLLGQTSGLNDYLAVSPDAAEAFTPEGYHRSRFRSQTAREQVAAALSRPPQWLPDPVGSPGGKRRWGYSNTNYTLMGLVIEEVTGHPWAQEIHDRIIEPLGLRHTFSPGTSPYVPAPTATAYTRFPGEDGFTDTTLAYGGGADGCLISDTHDHGRFLRALMGGRLLRPAQLAAMKETVAADDWIDAPGVRYGLGIAWRPVAGSRGGVWFHGGTHLGVVSESGVTPDGERAATSATFTLRMGGAGQDAQDRAARRLVDRALTGRW from the coding sequence ATGATCAGCAGGCGTACGGGCCTCACGGCCACCGCGGCGGCGCTCCTGGCGGGCGCGGCCGGACCGGCGGCGGCAGCCACCCGCCCGGCCCCGGCCCCCGCGGCCGCCACCCGTGCGGCACAGCACCGCCTGCGGACCGACGCGGACGCGATCGTGGCGACCGGGGCCACCGGGGTGGTCGCCGAGGTACAGAGCGCGCTCGGCAGCAGGACGGCGTCCTCCGGGACGGCCGATCTGGCGGACCCGGGCACCCCGGTCCCACGGAACGCCTCGTACCGGATCGGGAGCGACACCAAGACCTTCACCGCCACCCTCGCCCTGCAACTGGTCGGCGAGGGCCGACTCGCGCTGGACGACACGGTCGAACGGTGGCTGCCGGGAACGGTGCGGGGCAACGGCAACGACGGCACCCGGATCACCGTGCGCGATCTGCTCGGCCAGACCAGCGGGCTCAACGACTACCTCGCGGTGTCGCCCGACGCCGCGGAGGCGTTCACCCCGGAGGGCTATCACCGCTCACGGTTCCGCTCGCAGACCGCCCGCGAGCAGGTGGCGGCCGCCCTGAGCCGGCCTCCGCAGTGGCTTCCGGACCCCGTCGGCTCCCCCGGCGGAAAACGGCGTTGGGGCTACTCCAACACCAACTACACCCTCATGGGTCTGGTGATCGAGGAGGTGACGGGACATCCCTGGGCGCAGGAGATCCACGACCGGATCATCGAACCTCTCGGCCTGCGCCACACCTTCTCGCCGGGCACCTCCCCCTACGTCCCGGCCCCGACCGCCACCGCGTACACCAGGTTCCCCGGCGAGGACGGCTTCACGGACACGACGCTGGCGTACGGGGGCGGCGCCGACGGCTGCCTGATCAGCGACACCCATGACCACGGCCGCTTCCTCCGCGCGCTGATGGGCGGCCGGCTGCTGCGCCCGGCCCAACTGGCGGCGATGAAGGAGACGGTGGCCGCCGACGACTGGATCGACGCTCCCGGAGTGCGTTACGGGCTGGGGATCGCCTGGCGGCCGGTGGCGGGCAGCCGCGGCGGCGTCTGGTTCCACGGGGGCACGCATCTGGGTGTCGTCTCGGAGAGCGGGGTGACGCCGGACGGTGAACGGGCCGCGACCAGCGCCACGTTCACGCTGCGCATGGGCGGCGCGGGCCAGGACGCCCAGGACCGGGCGGCCCGCCGACTGGTGGACCGGGCGCTGACGGGCCGGTGGTGA
- a CDS encoding acyl-CoA thioesterase produces the protein MARHIYSCPLRWSDMDAFGHVNNVVFLRYLEEARIDFMFRLAPGDGSPSFSGGSVVARHEIDYVRPLVHRHAPVTVESWVTKIGAASLTISYEIKDPEQVYVRASTVVVPYDLAAARPRRISAEEKLFLQQYLAEEPAAA, from the coding sequence TTGGCTCGTCATATCTACAGCTGCCCGCTGCGCTGGTCGGACATGGATGCCTTCGGCCACGTGAACAACGTGGTCTTCCTCCGCTACCTGGAGGAGGCGCGCATCGACTTCATGTTCCGGCTGGCGCCCGGGGACGGCTCGCCGTCGTTCTCGGGCGGGTCCGTGGTGGCCCGGCACGAGATCGACTACGTACGGCCGCTGGTGCACCGGCACGCCCCGGTGACCGTCGAGTCGTGGGTCACGAAGATCGGTGCCGCGTCGCTGACGATCTCGTACGAGATCAAGGACCCCGAGCAGGTGTACGTGCGCGCCTCGACCGTCGTCGTGCCGTACGACCTGGCAGCGGCGCGACCCCGGCGGATCTCCGCGGAGGAGAAGCTCTTCCTCCAGCAGTACCTGGCAGAGGAGCCCGCCGCAGCATGA